One genomic window of Polyangium aurulentum includes the following:
- the ggt gene encoding gamma-glutamyltransferase: MASRLARSAALVLVLIGCAGNPEPAPPPVVSETPAPAVPTTPAPVASSTPTGGDAVMSSEAGAKTGVWPYQTPVVVRSAKGMVVSDNAIASNVGRDVLASGGNAADAAVAVAFALAVAYPTAGNIGGGGFAVTRMGGEVRALDFRETAPAAATRDMYLSPDGKPKPEAREGIKSAGVPGSVAGLWELHRTLGSKKKTWKELLAPAIKLAREGFVVDEAFLSTLEVGGKRLVKHPASAALFMPGGKPPEKGSTFKNPDLATVLERIEKGASGFYEGPTAAAIAQQMKEEGGLITLVDLKKYQAKWRKPIEFTYRGHKITSMPPPSSGGVTLAMIAHIVEGYELGKLGHQSPDHLHVVFEAMRRAYAARNAKLGDPDFVKMPLEELLSDKWAKEQRSTIKPDRATPSSEIVAAPASASGPHTTHFSVVDANGDAVALTTTVNWWYGSGVTVKGAGFVLNNEMDDFAAVPGTANGFGLVQGEANAIQPGKRMLSSMAPTIVTGPDGKVVLVAGGAGGPTIITAVFLQVSNMLDFNLDVGAAVNAPRFHMQHLPDEVMFEKDGLKEATAKRLEAMGYRMKERGHIADAPAIGRSGNEWIGAAEPRRIGGLAAAP; the protein is encoded by the coding sequence ATGGCCTCACGTCTTGCTCGGTCCGCCGCCCTCGTTCTCGTCCTGATCGGCTGCGCAGGAAACCCGGAACCCGCGCCCCCGCCGGTCGTCTCGGAGACGCCCGCGCCGGCCGTCCCGACCACGCCCGCGCCGGTCGCTTCGTCCACGCCGACGGGCGGCGATGCCGTGATGTCGAGCGAGGCAGGCGCGAAGACGGGCGTCTGGCCGTACCAGACCCCCGTCGTCGTCCGCAGCGCGAAGGGCATGGTCGTGAGCGACAACGCGATCGCGTCGAACGTGGGACGCGACGTGCTCGCGTCGGGAGGCAACGCGGCCGACGCCGCCGTGGCGGTGGCGTTCGCGCTCGCGGTCGCGTACCCGACGGCCGGCAACATCGGCGGCGGCGGCTTCGCGGTGACGCGCATGGGCGGCGAGGTCCGCGCGCTCGACTTCCGCGAGACCGCGCCCGCAGCCGCGACGCGCGACATGTACCTGAGCCCCGACGGCAAGCCGAAGCCCGAGGCGCGCGAGGGCATCAAGTCCGCCGGCGTCCCCGGGAGCGTGGCCGGGCTCTGGGAGCTGCACCGCACGCTCGGCTCGAAGAAGAAGACGTGGAAGGAGCTGCTCGCGCCCGCAATCAAGCTCGCGCGTGAAGGCTTCGTCGTCGACGAGGCGTTCCTCTCGACGCTCGAGGTCGGCGGCAAGCGCCTCGTGAAGCACCCCGCCTCGGCCGCGCTCTTCATGCCTGGAGGCAAGCCGCCGGAGAAGGGCTCCACGTTCAAGAACCCGGATCTCGCCACGGTGCTCGAGCGGATCGAGAAGGGCGCCTCGGGCTTCTACGAGGGCCCGACGGCCGCCGCGATCGCCCAGCAGATGAAGGAGGAAGGCGGCCTCATTACGCTCGTCGATCTGAAGAAGTACCAGGCGAAGTGGCGCAAGCCGATCGAGTTCACCTACCGCGGTCACAAGATCACGTCGATGCCGCCGCCGTCGTCGGGCGGCGTGACGCTCGCGATGATCGCGCACATCGTGGAGGGCTACGAGCTCGGGAAGCTCGGGCATCAGTCGCCCGATCACCTGCATGTCGTGTTCGAGGCGATGCGCCGCGCGTACGCCGCGCGCAACGCGAAGCTCGGCGATCCGGACTTCGTGAAGATGCCGCTCGAGGAGCTGCTGTCGGACAAGTGGGCGAAGGAGCAGCGCTCGACGATCAAGCCCGATCGCGCGACGCCGTCGTCCGAGATCGTCGCCGCGCCCGCGAGCGCGAGCGGCCCGCACACGACGCACTTCTCGGTCGTCGACGCGAACGGTGACGCCGTCGCGCTGACCACGACGGTCAACTGGTGGTACGGCTCCGGCGTGACCGTGAAGGGCGCCGGGTTCGTCCTCAACAACGAGATGGACGACTTCGCGGCGGTGCCTGGGACCGCGAACGGCTTCGGGCTGGTGCAGGGCGAGGCGAACGCGATCCAGCCCGGCAAGCGCATGCTGTCGTCGATGGCGCCGACGATCGTGACCGGGCCGGACGGCAAGGTGGTCCTCGTCGCGGGCGGCGCGGGCGGGCCGACGATCATCACGGCGGTGTTCCTGCAGGTGTCGAACATGCTCGACTTCAACCTCGACGTCGGCGCCGCCGTGAACGCGCCGCGCTTCCACATGCAGCACCTGCCCGACGAGGTGATGTTCGAGAAGGACGGCCTGAAGGAGGCGACCGCGAAGCGCCTCGAGGCGATGGGGTACAGGATGAAGGAGCGCGGCCACATCGCCGATGCTCCAGCGATCGGCCGCTCCGGCAACGAGTGGATCGGCGCCGCCGAGCCGCGCCGCATCGGCGGTCTCGCAGCGGCGCCCTGA
- a CDS encoding peptide-N-glycosidase F-related protein, translated as MRCPPALVAPLGALVLLSLAACGDPDQSAGAGGSGGSSASSGTAGSGAGTNAPVPGADTIVTPFDKAHVYFAGEDNKRIVDAPAAFPAEGAYSQIILHLSLDCPDGGCDAWDRFASLGLVTAKGATPEQDTVIEIARYITPYKVKAAWDIDVTDLRPILSGEVTVRAFIDTWVGPGSPYGAGWLVTASFEMKGGIPAKVPVAVTPVWNRQYVVYGDPLKPVSDSAPPQNIALPAGATSYALRTLVTGHGQGNKDNCAEFCQRTHTLTVGATPHAQQIWRDDCETTAVPDQQGTWKYPRAGWCPGADVRPWIVDITPDIAAGAPVEIAYGVEEYENTCRPGAAVCEGCTLGTGCDYDGGAHTEPNYQLSTVLIAYE; from the coding sequence ATGCGCTGCCCGCCCGCCCTCGTCGCGCCTCTCGGCGCCCTCGTTCTGCTCTCTCTCGCTGCCTGCGGCGATCCGGACCAATCCGCCGGAGCTGGCGGTTCGGGAGGCTCCAGCGCCTCGTCGGGCACGGCGGGCAGCGGCGCGGGGACGAACGCTCCCGTGCCCGGCGCCGATACGATCGTCACCCCTTTCGACAAGGCCCACGTTTACTTCGCCGGCGAGGACAACAAGCGCATCGTCGATGCGCCGGCGGCCTTCCCGGCCGAGGGGGCTTATTCGCAGATCATCCTCCACCTGTCGCTCGATTGCCCCGACGGCGGCTGTGACGCGTGGGACCGCTTCGCCTCCCTGGGCCTCGTGACCGCGAAGGGCGCCACGCCCGAGCAGGATACGGTGATCGAGATCGCCCGCTACATCACCCCCTACAAGGTGAAGGCCGCGTGGGACATCGACGTCACCGATCTGCGCCCCATCCTTTCCGGCGAGGTGACCGTGCGCGCCTTCATCGACACGTGGGTGGGTCCGGGCAGCCCCTACGGCGCCGGATGGCTCGTCACCGCCAGCTTCGAAATGAAGGGCGGTATCCCGGCGAAGGTGCCGGTCGCGGTCACCCCCGTCTGGAACCGGCAATATGTCGTTTATGGCGACCCTCTGAAGCCGGTCTCCGACAGCGCGCCTCCGCAAAACATCGCGCTGCCTGCGGGCGCCACGTCGTACGCGCTGCGCACGCTCGTGACCGGCCACGGCCAGGGCAACAAGGACAACTGCGCCGAGTTCTGCCAGCGCACCCATACCCTCACGGTGGGCGCGACGCCGCACGCTCAGCAAATCTGGCGCGACGACTGCGAAACCACCGCCGTGCCCGATCAGCAGGGCACCTGGAAGTACCCGCGCGCGGGGTGGTGCCCGGGCGCCGATGTTCGCCCGTGGATCGTGGACATCACGCCCGACATCGCGGCCGGCGCCCCCGTCGAGATCGCCTACGGCGTGGAGGAATACGAAAACACTTGCCGCCCGGGTGCGGCGGTCTGCGAGGGCTGCACGCTCGGGACCGGCTGCGATTACGACGGCGGCGCCCACACCGAGCCCAACTATCAGCTCTCCACGGTGCTGATCGCTTACGAGTGA
- a CDS encoding aldo/keto reductase, translating into MPLDHYVTLGRSGLRVSPLCLGAMTFGEDLGWGTSVEESKQIIDRFIDLGGNFIDTANFYTKSHSEKIIGDHVGRHAARRDRLVIATKFSGNLYPGDPNGGGSGRKSIVSACDNSLRRLQTDYIDLYWLHNWDVHTPIDETMAALDDLVRAGKVRYIGVSDTPAWKIVEANVTARFRGWSAFIGLQIEYSLLERTVEQELVPMALELGLGITPWSPLKSGALSGKYTRANVGQVKAGRGPFLEPFLNEKTFTVVDELETIARAHESTVARVALAWVQAKPGVTSTIIGARRLDQLEDNVKGLDVKLTPEELGRLDALTKPTFGFPQSMQPIFPSIHNGGTTVNGVHAPTSPFTLQKGEKPY; encoded by the coding sequence ATGCCTCTCGATCACTATGTCACGCTCGGCCGCTCCGGTCTCCGTGTCAGCCCCCTGTGCCTCGGCGCGATGACGTTCGGTGAAGACCTCGGTTGGGGCACGAGCGTCGAGGAGTCGAAGCAGATCATCGACAGGTTCATCGATCTCGGCGGCAACTTCATCGACACCGCGAACTTCTACACGAAGAGCCATTCCGAGAAGATCATCGGCGACCACGTCGGCCGCCACGCTGCCCGCCGCGACCGTCTCGTCATCGCCACGAAGTTCAGCGGAAACCTCTACCCGGGGGATCCCAACGGGGGCGGTTCGGGGCGGAAATCGATCGTCTCGGCTTGCGACAATTCGCTCCGTCGCCTCCAGACCGACTACATCGACCTTTATTGGCTGCACAACTGGGACGTGCACACGCCGATCGACGAGACGATGGCCGCGCTCGACGACCTCGTCCGGGCCGGCAAGGTCCGCTACATCGGCGTCTCCGACACGCCCGCGTGGAAGATCGTCGAGGCGAACGTGACCGCGCGCTTCCGCGGCTGGTCGGCCTTCATCGGATTGCAGATCGAGTACTCGCTGCTCGAGCGCACCGTCGAGCAGGAGCTGGTGCCGATGGCCCTCGAGCTGGGGCTCGGGATCACGCCCTGGTCGCCGCTGAAGAGCGGCGCGCTCAGCGGCAAGTACACGCGCGCGAACGTGGGTCAAGTGAAGGCCGGCCGCGGTCCTTTCCTGGAGCCCTTCCTGAACGAGAAGACCTTTACCGTGGTCGACGAGCTCGAGACCATCGCTCGCGCGCACGAGAGCACCGTCGCGCGGGTGGCGCTGGCCTGGGTGCAGGCGAAGCCGGGCGTGACCTCGACGATCATCGGCGCCCGGCGGCTCGATCAGCTCGAGGACAACGTGAAGGGCCTCGACGTGAAGCTGACGCCCGAGGAGCTCGGTCGCCTCGACGCGCTCACGAAGCCCACCTTCGGCTTTCCGCAGAGCATGCAGCCCATCTTCCCCAGCATTCACAACGGCGGGACGACCGTGAACGGTGTCCACGCGCCGACGTCCCCCTTCACCCTGCAGAAGGGCGAAAAGCCCTACTGA
- a CDS encoding MarR family winged helix-turn-helix transcriptional regulator, with protein MSKIDPAKIWTLNYRLAMSVISSVAPDIAALGLEPKELFLLAELDEHSYPAELAATLCMPKPTVTVYVKRLEAAGFLRREIDAADLRRHRLVLTPAGRKVMSHGLALLSEAFGARLGRLSGPEQAQLRTLLEKLS; from the coding sequence ATGTCGAAAATTGATCCTGCGAAGATCTGGACGCTGAATTACCGTCTGGCGATGTCGGTGATCTCGAGCGTCGCCCCCGACATTGCCGCGCTGGGGCTCGAGCCGAAGGAGCTGTTCCTGCTCGCAGAGCTCGACGAGCATTCGTACCCCGCCGAGCTGGCGGCCACCCTGTGCATGCCCAAGCCCACGGTGACGGTGTACGTGAAGCGGCTCGAAGCGGCCGGCTTCCTGCGCCGCGAGATCGACGCCGCAGACCTTCGACGCCACCGCCTGGTGCTCACGCCGGCCGGGCGCAAGGTCATGTCGCACGGCCTCGCGCTGCTGTCGGAAGCGTTCGGCGCGCGGCTCGGACGCCTCAGCGGGCCAGAGCAAGCGCAGCTGCGGACCCTCCTCGAGAAGCTGTCCTGA
- a CDS encoding 5'-methylthioadenosine/S-adenosylhomocysteine nucleosidase has translation MPSPVVLCADIGVITVLPAELNAARRTLRLECRHKDERSGTVYFQGSVRSALGGSDYQVVLACVAGSGNTGIAALTSELIRTWSPKRMLLVGIAAGMREKVKIGEVVMAERVVAYEPAALVVDEGGIREEQRRPEILTVPNTMLQDVAAYLVDEARIGTFCAEIGAAFPHAPRGQKKAWKDVAGGPVVKKDVTIASGEKLLRDPEKLREVRAQIHGKVEAGDMEAWGFAKACTQQNVPWLVIRGISDFGDDSKDDRFHDLAARAAAAVMVHFIEHGLNLEKSAEARTAATTAPSAPSPFVWGRPIDRDVDFFGREAEKGQILEAIEKGKAVQILGGALVGKSSMLRWVERHAPGDRPLVWLEPGAGLSPTTLVATLAERLGRAAMGQALRQEGATADRAAEALRTLGPFVVLMDDADKLATTGKGFEEGFFEVVRGLVQDRVVAWISASTIDLFDVFQQNGLTSRFLNSSERIWLGPLEEAAAWKLAEQAPDGLAARMIADAGYFAFGLQWLGDQLHRRSPDRVEETLDELAEVAARAFASWWALLSVEQQRALRQCASAPIPAGGLSRPLRGILNRLVGRGYLIKKDGAYHLAPGEAWARFVCDER, from the coding sequence ATGCCCTCACCGGTCGTGCTCTGCGCCGACATCGGCGTGATCACCGTCCTCCCGGCCGAGCTGAACGCGGCGCGGCGCACGTTGCGCCTCGAATGCCGGCACAAGGATGAGCGCAGCGGCACGGTTTATTTTCAGGGATCGGTGCGGTCGGCGCTCGGCGGGAGCGATTATCAGGTGGTGCTCGCCTGCGTGGCAGGCTCCGGGAATACGGGGATCGCGGCGCTCACGTCCGAGCTGATCCGCACCTGGTCGCCGAAGCGGATGCTGCTCGTCGGCATCGCGGCTGGAATGCGGGAGAAGGTGAAGATTGGCGAGGTGGTGATGGCCGAGCGCGTCGTGGCATACGAGCCGGCCGCGCTGGTTGTCGACGAGGGGGGCATTCGCGAGGAGCAGCGAAGGCCGGAAATCCTGACGGTTCCGAATACGATGCTGCAGGACGTCGCCGCGTATCTCGTCGACGAGGCGCGCATCGGCACGTTCTGCGCGGAGATCGGGGCAGCTTTCCCCCATGCTCCACGGGGGCAAAAGAAGGCGTGGAAGGACGTGGCGGGCGGGCCCGTGGTGAAGAAGGACGTGACCATCGCGAGCGGGGAGAAGCTGCTGCGAGATCCCGAGAAGCTGCGCGAGGTGCGGGCGCAGATTCACGGAAAGGTGGAAGCTGGCGACATGGAGGCCTGGGGGTTCGCGAAGGCCTGCACGCAGCAGAATGTGCCATGGCTCGTCATCCGGGGGATCTCCGATTTCGGGGACGATTCGAAGGACGATCGCTTCCACGATCTCGCCGCGCGCGCCGCGGCTGCGGTGATGGTGCATTTCATCGAGCACGGGCTGAACCTGGAGAAAAGCGCGGAAGCACGGACGGCGGCGACGACAGCGCCCTCCGCGCCGAGCCCTTTCGTGTGGGGAAGGCCGATCGATCGCGATGTGGATTTCTTCGGCCGGGAGGCGGAGAAGGGCCAGATCCTCGAGGCAATCGAGAAAGGCAAGGCGGTGCAGATCCTGGGGGGCGCGCTGGTGGGCAAATCCTCGATGTTGCGCTGGGTCGAGCGGCATGCCCCCGGGGACAGGCCGCTGGTATGGCTGGAGCCAGGGGCCGGGCTCTCCCCCACGACGCTGGTGGCGACCCTCGCGGAGCGGCTCGGGCGAGCTGCGATGGGCCAGGCGCTGCGCCAGGAGGGCGCGACGGCGGATCGGGCCGCGGAGGCGCTCCGGACGCTGGGGCCGTTCGTGGTCTTGATGGACGATGCGGACAAACTAGCCACCACGGGGAAAGGCTTCGAGGAGGGCTTCTTCGAGGTCGTGCGGGGCCTGGTGCAGGATCGGGTCGTGGCCTGGATCTCGGCCTCCACCATCGATCTGTTCGATGTTTTCCAGCAAAATGGGCTGACGTCGAGGTTCCTGAACAGCTCCGAGCGCATCTGGCTCGGGCCGCTGGAGGAGGCTGCGGCGTGGAAGCTCGCAGAGCAGGCGCCGGACGGGCTCGCGGCGCGAATGATCGCCGATGCCGGGTATTTCGCGTTCGGATTGCAATGGCTGGGGGACCAGCTCCATCGGCGATCACCGGACCGCGTCGAGGAGACCCTCGACGAGCTCGCGGAGGTGGCGGCCCGGGCCTTCGCATCCTGGTGGGCGCTGCTCTCGGTGGAGCAACAGAGGGCCCTGCGGCAATGTGCCAGCGCCCCCATCCCCGCGGGGGGATTGAGCAGGCCTCTTCGGGGCATTCTCAACCGACTCGTGGGGCGAGGCTATCTGATCAAGAAGGACGGTGCCTACCACCTGGCCCCTGGCGAGGCGTGGGCCCGGTTCGTCTGCGATGAGCGCTGA
- a CDS encoding STAS domain-containing protein, producing the protein MERYLMIERATLGNLEFEYDTETKTIRIAGNRAIFIWTESTLAGLLSGLQRMVGNERIRLSLHGGGRDGVQHDWAYICQFPTFEQGFAELIKVAALFGWGAWELVSLDPKAQVARVRARNNWEAECQKALGVSWGSSYIGGKFAGIFQRFFGVAQCWAEQVAFAAKGDEYDEFVIRPSDTSLEDRVEHLLFTDEATKADLAVALERLRKEVDERAETERELRDKLDLIARQEEAIRVLSTPIIEVWDGVIALPLMGVVDSQRAAETMTRLLDAVVHKNARHAIIDLTGVEVIDTSTADHILRLVRAAELLGARCMITGIRPAVAQTMVSIGIDLSKLVTLASLRDGLLRCMGGARTGGRESAR; encoded by the coding sequence ATGGAGAGATACCTTATGATCGAGCGCGCGACGCTGGGCAATTTGGAGTTCGAGTACGATACCGAGACCAAGACGATCCGCATCGCGGGCAACCGCGCCATTTTCATCTGGACCGAGAGCACGCTGGCGGGGCTGCTCTCGGGGCTGCAGCGCATGGTGGGCAACGAGCGGATCCGGCTCTCGCTCCACGGGGGCGGGCGCGACGGCGTCCAGCACGATTGGGCGTACATCTGCCAGTTCCCGACCTTCGAACAGGGCTTTGCCGAGCTCATCAAGGTGGCCGCGCTCTTCGGCTGGGGCGCCTGGGAGCTCGTCTCGCTCGATCCGAAGGCCCAGGTGGCGCGCGTGCGTGCCCGGAACAACTGGGAGGCCGAGTGCCAGAAGGCGCTCGGGGTGAGCTGGGGCTCGAGTTACATCGGCGGCAAGTTCGCGGGGATCTTCCAGCGGTTCTTCGGCGTCGCGCAATGCTGGGCCGAGCAGGTCGCGTTCGCGGCGAAGGGGGATGAATACGACGAATTCGTCATCCGGCCCTCGGACACGAGCCTGGAGGACCGTGTCGAGCACCTGCTCTTCACCGACGAAGCGACCAAGGCCGACCTGGCGGTGGCGCTCGAGCGGTTGCGCAAGGAGGTCGATGAGCGCGCCGAGACCGAAAGAGAGCTGCGGGACAAGCTCGACCTCATCGCGCGTCAGGAAGAGGCCATTCGCGTCCTGTCCACCCCGATCATCGAGGTCTGGGACGGCGTGATCGCCCTGCCGCTGATGGGCGTCGTCGATAGCCAGCGCGCCGCCGAGACCATGACGCGCTTGCTCGACGCAGTCGTGCACAAGAACGCGCGTCACGCAATCATCGATTTGACGGGCGTGGAGGTGATCGACACGTCCACCGCCGATCACATCCTGCGGCTCGTCCGCGCGGCCGAGCTGCTCGGCGCGCGCTGCATGATCACCGGCATCCGCCCCGCCGTCGCCCAGACGATGGTGTCGATTGGCATCGATCTCTCGAAGCTCGTGACGCTCGCCAGCCTGCGCGACGGCCTCTTGCGCTGCATGGGCGGAGCGCGCACGGGCGGTCGAGAGAGTGCTCGGTAG